In Leptospiraceae bacterium, one DNA window encodes the following:
- a CDS encoding formate hydrogenase translates to MINLQVLTYISILVFLIILLSFLFSPTKNQTKIPLWSFLMIVFFLVLAVSWFVTDLALQWVLIEASTLFGALLVSVIRSKKAIEVAWKFLLINSFGLGIAFLGLIILAFGVQSNVSFDSELILKKISEHDTILVRFGLWLTIFGYSAKLGLFPNLFWVSDTYAESPSQVSGIIASYIPVSVCIALRPLIKMDQMLSFRILSVSNAFLFMAILTMLYSLWTLYQTKDIRRITAQVALFHSGALGIFLWYNPTDEVFYYLLISNVVVKSLLFFTLGIFRMDSGARFLEKILLQKKINRMSVVLFLTSFSIAFALPISSVFVSDLIIIKMSLVSGYYWGILVPFCSLIFFAIGLFRFLPVLNVPAREFLEADSTRLKIRVSFSIVLFLITVGFGIFGIYIFLNGGFGNA, encoded by the coding sequence ATGATCAACTTACAAGTTTTAACTTATATCTCAATATTGGTTTTTTTGATTATTCTATTGAGTTTTCTTTTTAGCCCGACAAAAAACCAAACAAAAATCCCGCTATGGTCGTTTCTAATGATCGTATTTTTTCTAGTGTTAGCGGTGTCTTGGTTTGTAACAGATTTGGCTTTGCAGTGGGTTCTGATTGAGGCAAGCACACTTTTTGGGGCATTACTCGTTTCAGTGATTCGATCTAAAAAAGCAATCGAAGTAGCGTGGAAATTTTTACTCATTAATTCTTTTGGCCTTGGTATAGCATTTCTTGGGCTTATCATTCTTGCCTTCGGAGTGCAGTCTAATGTATCGTTTGATTCTGAGTTGATTCTTAAAAAAATTTCCGAACACGATACAATTCTTGTGAGGTTTGGTCTTTGGCTTACCATATTCGGGTATTCTGCTAAACTCGGTCTATTTCCAAATCTGTTTTGGGTGAGCGATACTTATGCAGAAAGCCCAAGTCAAGTATCAGGAATTATAGCTTCATACATTCCGGTTAGCGTGTGCATCGCACTTCGTCCTTTGATTAAAATGGATCAAATGCTGTCTTTTCGTATTTTAAGTGTATCTAACGCATTTTTATTCATGGCAATTCTAACCATGCTCTACAGCCTCTGGACACTCTATCAAACAAAAGATATAAGAAGAATCACGGCTCAGGTCGCGTTGTTTCACAGTGGTGCACTCGGAATATTTCTTTGGTACAATCCGACAGATGAGGTATTCTATTATTTATTAATTTCTAATGTTGTAGTGAAGTCACTCTTATTTTTCACTCTAGGAATTTTTAGAATGGACTCAGGGGCAAGATTTTTAGAAAAAATTCTTTTGCAGAAAAAAATCAATAGGATGAGTGTAGTTCTCTTTCTGACTTCATTTTCAATAGCTTTTGCCTTGCCCATATCTTCTGTATTTGTCTCGGATCTGATTATAATAAAAATGTCTTTAGTTTCAGGATATTACTGGGGGATTTTGGTTCCATTTTGTAGTCTTATCTTTTTTGCTATCGGATTATTTCGATTTCTGCCTGTGTTGAATGTTCCGGCAAGGGAATTTTTAGAAGCAGATTCCACTCGGCTGAAAATCAGGGTAAGTTTCTCAATCGTACTTTTTCTAATCACTGTTGGTTTTGGAATTTTTGGAATTTATATTTTTTTGAACGGGGGATTTGGAAATGCCTGA
- a CDS encoding formate hydrogenase, protein MFFDFIYLLILLSAVVILVENRLSRIIRLLGIQGFLLIFPVFHFHGLKDIHAWILVGLILFFKAFLTPMILSWTARKSGALENTHPRFGYIATLFFLLVGLIFTIHIIKLIEDFPIDIHKLAFSYVMLLIYTGIIAFIVRTHWIPLVTGFVVFENGIFALTLLLQAKLPLGVEMGAFVDAVLVIVSAAALRMRSNLQGISEVKV, encoded by the coding sequence ATGTTTTTTGATTTTATATACTTATTAATTTTATTGTCGGCGGTAGTTATTTTGGTGGAGAACAGGCTATCGAGAATTATTCGACTTCTTGGAATTCAAGGATTTCTTTTGATCTTTCCAGTTTTTCATTTTCATGGGTTGAAGGATATACATGCATGGATACTTGTCGGGCTCATTTTATTTTTTAAAGCATTTTTGACTCCTATGATTTTAAGTTGGACTGCAAGGAAAAGTGGGGCTTTGGAAAATACTCATCCAAGGTTTGGATACATTGCTACGTTGTTTTTTTTACTCGTTGGGCTTATTTTCACGATTCATATTATAAAACTAATAGAAGATTTCCCTATTGATATTCATAAGTTAGCGTTTAGCTATGTGATGTTACTTATCTATACAGGAATCATTGCGTTTATCGTAAGAACTCACTGGATTCCTTTGGTGACAGGATTCGTGGTATTTGAAAACGGAATATTTGCTTTGACTCTGCTCTTGCAAGCAAAATTACCATTGGGAGTAGAGATGGGGGCGTTTGTGGACGCTGTACTCGTAATCGTATCAGCCGCAGCACTTAGGATGAGATCCAATTTACAAGGTATTTCTGAGGTGAAGGTATGA
- a CDS encoding NADH-quinone oxidoreductase subunit H, translating into MAHIFISIISFCLLPVFLGGIIRKVRSRAQGRKGPPVLQNFYDILRPFGKEPIDGFSSGIFSEIAPVTAFFSAVILWSLVCFEWGSFILIPSFLLLQRFCVMAFAMETGTSFGGLGTKREILLSITTEPILFLMILVAESHLQVEPSFTIIATGLIFLVVSGIAILVELTKPPFDDPRTHLELTMVHEAMILEASGKSLAYFEAANQVKIAALLAFLVKLGIKHSKFMIPQEMIEGVEMVYVSVGTIFFAGVIGWWESVSVRRKWVWIPEIMGLTFLFILLLGTLVKLK; encoded by the coding sequence ATGGCTCACATTTTTATATCAATTATCTCATTTTGTTTATTGCCTGTTTTTCTTGGAGGGATTATTAGAAAAGTTCGTTCACGAGCGCAAGGCAGAAAGGGTCCTCCTGTGTTACAAAATTTTTATGACATACTAAGACCCTTTGGAAAAGAGCCGATAGACGGTTTTAGTTCTGGAATTTTTTCTGAAATTGCACCTGTGACTGCATTTTTTTCTGCTGTAATTTTATGGTCTCTCGTTTGCTTTGAGTGGGGTTCATTTATACTCATCCCTTCTTTCTTGCTATTGCAGAGATTTTGTGTTATGGCTTTTGCAATGGAGACCGGGACTTCTTTTGGAGGGCTTGGAACAAAAAGAGAAATTCTGCTTTCGATCACTACCGAGCCTATTCTTTTTCTGATGATTTTAGTTGCAGAGTCCCACTTGCAAGTTGAGCCTTCTTTTACTATAATTGCTACAGGATTAATATTTCTTGTAGTTTCGGGAATTGCGATTCTTGTGGAGCTTACAAAACCTCCCTTTGACGACCCAAGAACTCACTTAGAATTAACCATGGTACACGAAGCTATGATTTTAGAAGCATCGGGAAAAAGTTTGGCTTACTTTGAAGCTGCGAATCAAGTTAAGATTGCCGCTTTACTTGCCTTTCTTGTGAAACTTGGGATTAAGCATTCAAAGTTTATGATACCTCAAGAAATGATAGAAGGGGTAGAGATGGTTTATGTTTCAGTTGGAACAATTTTTTTTGCAGGAGTTATAGGGTGGTGGGAATCTGTGAGCGTTAGGCGGAAGTGGGTTTGGATTCCTGAAATTATGGGGCTTACTTTTTTGTTTATACTTCTTCTGGGGACTTTGGTGAAACTAAAATGA
- a CDS encoding formate hydrogenase — MANLLHLLTFLVLIGSIPVGIFLEKNFFGEDFPIFVGLLLQVLIGNAILFYIRGYEKDKKPLPKIYFGYFLFFLGLSGSFLAGKTIWLLIFWETSTFGAIFIFGNHFLGDKENGSLIALFAVSGISLIFLAMWVFLPHSKIGIQFLLIGLLAKGGFSGMHLWLPEAHSGPPAHGSASFSGLMVNVPLLLFVRYVTPDWNLIGWDIALILFAGVGVFFGGVTAFFNNNVKRSLAYSTIEMLNFLWLCIFVVGYWGKSSDETTNLIGKSFLVLFYITLFHHSISKSFQFLSLGYLCKLKGDTNIDSCKGIGRISGISSIVLGFGTFSFGGIPGSIGFLSESTFLFLGSEIIDLPFGSSVYVLPAILFILFGIVLGVATHFKLYFPIALSIPDENIPEKVAPESIKNSLKFLGILIFSTPIILYLAYQYYHELFQIPQNLKIWLDTLFLVSIASSLFYLSLVLFRWSHKVKERKSWDCGNKYDGSELSIHSSVISDPLHNSIGRYFNNFSGESKVDGKLFMVIHKTLDLGKFWISRVESGAVSNYLAFSALCLLASIALLFTFKNF, encoded by the coding sequence TTGGCTAATCTACTTCATCTACTTACATTTCTTGTACTTATTGGCTCGATTCCTGTCGGAATTTTCTTGGAAAAAAATTTCTTTGGTGAAGATTTTCCGATTTTTGTCGGGCTTTTACTGCAAGTTTTGATCGGCAATGCAATACTTTTTTATATAAGAGGGTATGAAAAAGATAAAAAGCCTCTCCCTAAAATCTATTTCGGCTACTTTTTATTTTTTCTTGGGCTTAGTGGCTCTTTCCTTGCGGGAAAAACAATCTGGCTTTTAATTTTTTGGGAAACTTCTACTTTTGGTGCAATATTTATTTTTGGAAATCATTTTCTGGGAGATAAAGAGAATGGTAGCTTAATCGCATTATTTGCAGTAAGCGGGATTTCACTTATTTTTCTCGCCATGTGGGTGTTTCTTCCCCATAGTAAAATAGGGATTCAGTTCTTGCTCATTGGACTGCTTGCCAAGGGAGGATTTTCCGGAATGCACCTCTGGCTTCCTGAGGCACATTCAGGACCGCCTGCTCACGGATCAGCGTCTTTTTCCGGTCTAATGGTGAATGTTCCATTACTACTATTTGTGCGTTATGTGACACCCGATTGGAATTTAATTGGCTGGGATATAGCTTTAATTCTTTTTGCTGGGGTTGGAGTTTTTTTTGGTGGAGTGACTGCTTTTTTTAACAACAACGTAAAGAGGTCTTTGGCGTATAGTACGATTGAGATGCTGAACTTTTTATGGCTTTGTATTTTTGTAGTTGGGTATTGGGGAAAAAGTAGCGACGAAACAACGAACTTGATCGGAAAGAGTTTTCTTGTTCTGTTTTATATTACTCTTTTTCACCACAGTATTTCTAAATCTTTTCAATTTTTGTCTTTGGGGTATCTTTGTAAACTGAAAGGGGATACGAATATAGATTCTTGTAAGGGGATCGGCAGAATTTCAGGAATCTCGTCTATTGTGTTAGGGTTTGGAACTTTTAGTTTTGGAGGAATTCCCGGCAGCATTGGTTTTTTATCTGAATCTACTTTTTTATTCTTAGGCTCTGAAATAATAGATCTTCCGTTTGGAAGCAGTGTCTATGTCTTACCCGCAATTCTGTTTATTTTATTTGGAATAGTGCTCGGTGTAGCTACTCATTTTAAATTGTATTTTCCTATTGCACTATCTATTCCTGATGAAAATATCCCTGAAAAAGTTGCACCGGAAAGTATAAAAAATTCACTAAAATTTTTAGGGATTTTGATTTTTTCTACCCCAATCATTTTATATTTAGCGTACCAGTATTACCATGAGCTATTCCAGATTCCCCAAAATCTAAAAATTTGGTTGGATACCCTTTTCTTGGTTTCTATTGCGAGTAGCCTATTTTATTTGAGTCTCGTTCTTTTTCGGTGGTCGCATAAGGTCAAAGAAAGAAAATCTTGGGATTGTGGAAACAAATACGATGGGAGTGAATTGTCTATTCATTCTTCTGTAATTTCTGATCCCTTGCACAATTCCATCGGAAGATACTTCAATAATTTTTCAGGCGAATCAAAGGTTGATGGCAAATTGTTTATGGTAATTCACAAAACTTTGGATCTCGGAAAATTTTGGATTTCCAGAGTGGAGTCGGGAGCTGTGTCAAATTATCTCGCATTTTCTGCGTTGTGCCTTCTCGCATCCATAGCACTTTTATTTACTTTCAAAAATTTTTAG
- a CDS encoding PAS domain S-box protein — protein MKNKQSDFNQEAREKLSVLFTILPVGIIVLDENENIVETNPMFVKTFDLSWEEILDGSHWKRNYYKSDGSIFTKDELPRFIAHRERKAVSNVEVGFKKVNGEFVWVRVNAIPLPYKDFYTVVTAIDITELKKQENKLKKFSRAVEQSAASVIMTDPNGIIEYVNPKFLQTTGYTLEETIGQNPKFLKSGELSQDDYKVLWDTILSGKEWNGEFHNKKKNGEFFWELASISPIINDNQEIIGFLAVKEDITQRKITNELLKTSVQEKEILLSEIHHRVKNNLQIVSSIINMGTSVITDKQVLKFLNDTSLRVQAMSTLHNKLYSSENFSRINMYDYIETIVRQIKKIHTLQEKIQIHLNIQDIEMNIESAMPCGLIVNEIVTNSFKHAFHENQLGEIGIDFILENEKCKMRIYDNGKGFPNEIQWNSASTLGLRMIQMLTRQLKADVIVDNSKGTCYIITFAPVLKNKKHEIKKSLIFE, from the coding sequence ATGAAAAATAAGCAAAGCGACTTCAACCAAGAGGCGAGAGAAAAATTAAGCGTACTATTTACTATCCTGCCGGTAGGAATCATCGTACTGGATGAGAACGAAAATATTGTAGAAACAAACCCGATGTTTGTAAAGACCTTTGATTTAAGTTGGGAAGAAATTTTAGACGGTTCCCACTGGAAAAGAAATTATTATAAAAGCGATGGCTCCATATTTACAAAAGACGAGTTGCCAAGATTTATTGCCCACAGAGAAAGAAAAGCAGTTTCCAATGTAGAAGTCGGATTTAAAAAAGTAAATGGCGAATTTGTATGGGTACGAGTTAACGCAATTCCACTACCTTATAAAGATTTCTATACTGTGGTCACCGCAATAGACATTACAGAGTTAAAAAAACAAGAAAATAAATTAAAAAAATTTTCTCGTGCTGTAGAGCAAAGCGCTGCCTCGGTTATTATGACAGACCCAAATGGAATTATAGAATACGTAAACCCAAAATTCCTTCAAACTACAGGATACACATTAGAAGAAACAATCGGTCAAAATCCAAAATTTCTAAAGTCGGGAGAACTGTCGCAAGACGACTATAAAGTTCTTTGGGATACAATCCTTTCCGGGAAAGAATGGAACGGGGAATTTCACAACAAGAAAAAAAATGGAGAGTTTTTTTGGGAGCTTGCCTCTATTTCGCCTATTATAAACGACAATCAAGAAATTATCGGCTTTCTTGCAGTAAAAGAAGACATCACTCAAAGAAAAATTACAAATGAATTGTTAAAAACTTCTGTCCAAGAAAAAGAAATACTTCTTTCAGAAATTCACCACAGGGTAAAGAACAATTTGCAAATCGTATCTTCCATAATCAATATGGGTACCTCTGTTATCACTGACAAGCAAGTCTTAAAATTTCTAAACGATACTTCTTTGAGAGTGCAGGCAATGAGTACATTGCACAACAAGCTCTATTCATCTGAAAATTTTTCACGTATCAATATGTACGACTATATCGAAACTATTGTTCGACAAATTAAAAAAATTCATACCCTCCAAGAGAAAATCCAAATTCATCTTAATATCCAAGATATAGAAATGAATATTGAGTCAGCCATGCCTTGCGGTTTAATTGTAAATGAAATTGTTACAAATTCTTTTAAACATGCGTTCCATGAAAATCAATTAGGAGAAATTGGAATTGATTTCATTCTTGAAAATGAAAAATGCAAAATGAGAATATACGATAACGGCAAGGGATTTCCAAATGAAATTCAATGGAATAGCGCCTCCACCTTGGGGCTTAGAATGATTCAAATGCTAACAAGACAACTAAAGGCAGACGTAATCGTGGACAACTCAAAAGGTACTTGTTATATAATTACATTTGCCCCTGTCTTGAAAAACAAAAAACACGAAATAAAAAAATCCTTGATTTTTGAATGA
- a CDS encoding alpha/beta hydrolase, producing MKKILFLCLFLSFCNTHDIKNKNDLSSILLWLIKDQFNHELFKYNEDPLMRTTNSTWQFTPASTSNSTSKTKVILIHGWDYTERSSDLPSSFDKKIAQITSTWSNALDYYNRDISGSRTSFDFYTFTYRTSDSISKNGTRLAEKLNSVFTQNDKVIVIASSMGGLVTRYAMYDPKNTGDVIDFVVTLGTPHYGSPFASSAYQVSSSTLAEIISFLTNTDGGRGLSHTNNGNGQTTIPNAVNSDLDSLNANTSRDSRFYPYVGDLSSDCNAAKTSAIFVTGCSVLKTGSPAFPATDGIVPVNSAKMADKVSVSQITTKTGFDHLMLTFKVPNNASLSESFFTEVITKIKTF from the coding sequence ATGAAAAAAATTCTATTCTTATGTCTATTTTTAAGTTTTTGCAATACGCACGATATTAAAAATAAAAATGATTTATCCAGTATATTGCTTTGGTTAATAAAAGATCAGTTCAACCACGAATTATTTAAATACAACGAAGACCCATTGATGAGAACTACAAACTCTACGTGGCAATTTACTCCTGCAAGTACTTCCAATAGCACCTCCAAGACAAAAGTAATCTTGATCCATGGCTGGGACTATACTGAAAGGTCAAGCGACTTGCCTTCTTCATTCGATAAGAAAATTGCCCAAATCACTAGCACTTGGTCAAATGCACTAGATTATTACAATCGAGATATTTCCGGCTCACGCACAAGTTTTGATTTTTACACATTCACCTATCGTACTTCAGACTCTATCAGTAAAAATGGCACAAGGCTAGCAGAAAAACTAAACTCAGTATTTACCCAAAACGATAAGGTTATCGTCATCGCATCTTCTATGGGAGGTCTTGTAACTAGATATGCAATGTACGATCCAAAAAATACAGGCGATGTAATAGACTTTGTAGTTACTCTCGGAACACCACACTATGGCTCTCCTTTTGCTTCAAGTGCTTACCAAGTATCCAGCTCTACCCTTGCAGAGATTATTTCTTTTCTAACCAACACTGATGGGGGTAGAGGGTTGTCTCATACGAACAATGGTAACGGCCAAACTACGATACCCAATGCAGTGAATTCAGACTTGGATTCTTTGAATGCAAACACTTCGAGAGACTCCCGATTTTATCCTTACGTGGGAGATTTATCTTCCGATTGCAATGCAGCAAAAACCAGTGCAATTTTTGTAACAGGTTGCTCTGTTTTAAAAACTGGAAGTCCAGCCTTCCCTGCAACAGATGGAATCGTTCCAGTCAATAGCGCTAAAATGGCAGATAAAGTATCTGTTTCACAAATCACTACAAAGACCGGATTTGATCACCTGATGCTTACATTTAAAGTTCCAAATAACGCATCTTTATCTGAATCTTTTTTTACAGAGGTAATAACCAAAATCAAAACTTTTTAA
- a CDS encoding adenylate/guanylate cyclase domain-containing protein, translating to MTETRKLSAIMFSDIQGYSRLMQKDEALTLKLLEEHNALLFPIIEAHSGKIIKTVGDAILSVFDSCISAIQSAIEIQNALEIKANHEKEKKYLRVRIGVHLGETVYKNNDIFGNGVNIAARLQPLADPGGICFSQAVYEQLQNHYSEKIVRVGPVNLKNISDPIVIYRMQIEGEVESHPSSIPMDTAYIETHSLSKKPQGPDHEKIEVLFGSFQRNGVWEVKKSMFIKNAFGAILIDFTQIKVTHPVIEIEILNYCGAVGIVVPENFNVDIHGKAILGVFDGKSNSGRTGPLLKITGKVVMGAVGIKTKQFS from the coding sequence ATGACTGAAACAAGAAAGTTGTCTGCAATTATGTTTAGCGATATACAAGGCTATTCCAGACTAATGCAAAAAGATGAAGCCTTGACTTTAAAGTTACTCGAAGAGCATAATGCGCTTTTGTTTCCGATTATAGAAGCCCACTCTGGAAAAATTATCAAAACTGTAGGAGATGCAATTCTATCTGTATTTGACTCCTGCATTTCTGCAATTCAAAGCGCGATAGAAATTCAAAATGCTTTAGAAATAAAAGCAAACCATGAAAAAGAAAAAAAATACCTAAGAGTAAGAATCGGAGTTCACCTAGGAGAAACAGTTTATAAAAATAACGATATATTTGGGAATGGCGTAAATATTGCAGCAAGGCTCCAACCATTGGCTGATCCCGGTGGAATTTGCTTTTCTCAAGCAGTTTACGAGCAGCTCCAAAACCACTACTCTGAAAAAATTGTCCGAGTGGGTCCTGTGAATCTAAAAAATATTTCTGACCCCATAGTAATTTACAGAATGCAAATTGAAGGAGAAGTAGAAAGTCATCCTTCTTCCATCCCAATGGATACAGCCTATATAGAAACCCATTCACTTTCTAAAAAGCCCCAAGGACCCGACCACGAAAAAATTGAAGTTTTATTTGGCAGCTTTCAAAGAAATGGAGTCTGGGAAGTAAAAAAATCCATGTTTATAAAAAATGCGTTTGGAGCTATACTCATAGATTTCACTCAAATAAAAGTTACCCATCCAGTCATTGAAATAGAAATATTGAATTATTGTGGAGCAGTCGGGATCGTAGTTCCAGAAAATTTTAACGTGGATATACACGGTAAAGCAATCCTTGGAGTCTTTGACGGTAAATCCAACTCTGGAAGAACAGGCCCCTTATTAAAAATTACCGGCAAGGTAGTTATGGGAGCAGTCGGGATAAAAACCAAACAATTTTCATAA